From a region of the Fusarium poae strain DAOMC 252244 chromosome Unknown contig_7, whole genome shotgun sequence genome:
- a CDS encoding uncharacterized protein (SECRETED:SignalP(1-23)~CAZy:CE1), translated as MLDFLSPRKLLTQLVLGAGLVAAQLQTINNFGPTYDTRLTMQAYIPSNLPANPAIVVALHPCGGNGQGYFQQTNRYRTLADQRGVILIYPSSPKDSNCWDVASTKTLKHDGQGDSQVLVSMVDYVINTYKADRNRVFVTGSSSGCMMTNVLIATYPDRFAAATCYSGVAAGCMAGSPGSSPISSDRKCSDGKIVKSGQEWANQVKAMYPGYSGSYPRFKTWHGTADFLVTIQNLQEQIKEWSTLNGVSLTSSQQNTPQPNYTTMIYGDGTKFVAVSAAGVGHTVPVQPDDDFKWFRLI; from the exons ATGCTTGACTTTCTCTCCCCACGCAAGCTGTTGACTCAGCTCGTCCTGGGTGCTGGCCTGGTTGCGGCTCAGCTCCAGACTATCAACAACTTTGGACCAACCTATGACACCCGTCTGACCATGCAAGCCTATATCCCGAGCAACCTCCCTGCCAACCCAGCAATTGTTGTCGCC TTGCACCCTTGTGGTGGAAATGGACAGGGCTATTTCCAGCAGACTAACAGATACAGAACTCTTGCCGACCAGCGCGGAGTTATCCTCATCTACCCTTCTTCGCCCAAGGACTCTAACTGTTGGGATGTCGCCAGCACCAAGACCCTCAAGCATGATGGTCAGGGTGACAGCCAGGTCCTCGTCAGCATGGTTGACTATGTCATCAACACGTACAAGGCCGACCGCAACAGAGTTTTTGTCACTGGTTCCAGCTCCGGATGCATGATGACCAATGTGCTCATCGCAACATACCCCGACCGTTTCGCTGCTGCCACGTGCTACTCGGGTGTTGCCGCCGGATGCATGGCCGGATCTCCAGGATCCAGCCCCATCAGCTCAGACCGTAAATGCTCTGACGGAAAGATTGTCAAGTCAGGACAGGAGTGGGCCAACCAGGTCAAGGCTATGTACCCTGGCTACAGCGGCTCTTATCCTCGCTTCAAGACTTGGCACGGTACCGCCGACTTCTTAGTCACCATTCAGAACCTCCAGGAACAGATCAAGGAGTGGTCCACTCTTAATGGCGTTTCTCTTACCAGCAGCCAGCAAAACACTCCCCAACCTAACTACACCACCATGATCTACGGCGATGGAACGAAGTTTGTTGCTGTGTCTGCTGCTGGAGTTGGACATACCGTGCCTGTTCAACCCGACGATGACTTTAAGTGGTTCCGTCTTATCTAA